The Vibrio navarrensis genome has a segment encoding these proteins:
- a CDS encoding AI-2E family transporter codes for MSEKVKITSSHRVLIVALLAAGIACYLLVEPYINSIIMAFIISLLMFPVHQWFEHKMPQKKNLSSLLSCIVLTFIIVVPLLFVFAAIVQQGSLFSQNTYKWVTHGGIQTVFAHPWVTKGLELLNEYLPFDNIDAKSIAEKVGQLASALGSNLVAISAKILGDATNFLLDFFLMLFVLFFLLRDHDKIIAAIRHILPLSRSQEDKLLDEIEKVSKSAVMGSFLTAIAQGVAGGIGMWLAGFPALFWGTMMGFASFIPVVGTALIWIPATLYLLLTGETGWAIFLAIWSIAVVGSIDNLLRPFLMQGSAGMNTLMIFFSLLGGIQLFGLIGLIYGPLIFAVTMVLFNIYEEEFKSFLDQQDNS; via the coding sequence GTGTCAGAAAAAGTCAAAATTACTTCCAGTCATCGGGTTTTGATCGTCGCGCTACTGGCCGCTGGCATTGCCTGTTATTTGCTGGTCGAGCCCTACATCAATTCGATCATTATGGCATTTATCATTTCTCTGCTGATGTTTCCTGTTCACCAATGGTTTGAGCATAAGATGCCGCAGAAGAAAAATCTGTCCTCATTACTCTCTTGCATTGTGCTGACCTTCATTATCGTGGTGCCGCTGCTGTTTGTATTCGCTGCCATCGTACAGCAAGGATCTCTGTTTTCTCAGAACACTTACAAATGGGTTACGCACGGCGGCATTCAAACCGTGTTCGCTCATCCTTGGGTGACTAAAGGGCTGGAACTGCTCAATGAATATTTGCCTTTTGACAATATTGACGCCAAGTCGATTGCCGAAAAAGTGGGGCAACTGGCCAGTGCACTCGGATCCAATTTAGTTGCAATTAGCGCCAAAATTTTGGGGGACGCCACCAACTTTTTGCTGGATTTCTTCCTCATGCTGTTTGTGCTGTTCTTCTTGTTACGTGACCACGATAAGATCATCGCCGCCATCCGCCACATTTTGCCTCTGTCACGCAGTCAGGAAGACAAACTGCTGGACGAAATTGAGAAAGTCTCGAAGTCAGCCGTGATGGGGTCTTTTCTCACCGCGATAGCTCAAGGGGTCGCTGGCGGTATCGGCATGTGGCTCGCGGGCTTCCCTGCACTTTTCTGGGGCACCATGATGGGCTTCGCCTCTTTCATTCCGGTGGTAGGTACGGCGCTGATTTGGATTCCGGCGACACTCTATCTGCTGCTGACCGGAGAAACGGGCTGGGCCATCTTCTTGGCGATTTGGAGCATTGCAGTAGTCGGTTCGATTGATAATCTGCTGCGGCCGTTTTTGATGCAAGGCAGCGCGGGAATGAATACCCTGATGATCTTCTTTTCTCTCTTGGGCGGTATTCAACTGTTTGGCCTCATCGGCCTTATTTATGGACCGCTCATTTTTGCCGTCACTATGGTGCTGTTCAATATTTACGAGGAAGAGTTTAAGAGCTTTCTCGACCAACAAGACAACAGCTAA